A region of Sciurus carolinensis unplaced genomic scaffold, mSciCar1.2, whole genome shotgun sequence DNA encodes the following proteins:
- the LOC124975425 gene encoding LOW QUALITY PROTEIN: MIEF1 upstream open reading frame protein-like (The sequence of the model RefSeq protein was modified relative to this genomic sequence to represent the inferred CDS: inserted 1 base in 1 codon; substituted 1 base at 1 genomic stop codon) encodes MLVGDPERGAGPASPVAPWSREGVLSLYQALLRXGRELQYTDXDFYFASIHHEFRKNQKLEDPEAREKQLEKGLVFLHSKLGGLI; translated from the exons ATGTTGGTGGGTGACCCTGAGAGAGGTGCCGGGCCAGCG TCCCCCGTGGCCCCATGGAGCCGAGAAGGGGTGCTGAGTCTCTATCAGGCTCTGCTGC CAGGGCGAGAGCTTCAATACACTGATTGAGACTTCTACTTTGCCTCCATCCACCATGAGTTCCGGAAAAATCAGAAGCTGGAAGATCCTGAGGCCCGAGAGAAGCAGCTGGAGAAGGGCCTTGTCTTCCTCCACAGCAAACTAGGGGGACTTATTTAG